In Stenotrophomonas bentonitica, the genomic stretch CTTCGTGCGCATGATGCGCTCGAGGTCGAAGCCGATCCGGTTCGGCGCGGCCGATTCCAGCGAGTACAACGACTCGCCCTTGGACGAGACGATGCCGGCGCCGTAGATGCGCAGGCCTTCCGGTGCATTGATCAGGCCGAATTCCACCGTGTACCAGTACAGGCGGGTGAGGTGCTGCAGCGCTTCCGGGCCGATGGCATGGGCCTTGACGCCGCCACGACCGTAAGCGGCCATGTAGTCGGCGAACACCGGGTTCATCAGCAGCGGCACGTGGCCGAACAGGTCGTGGAACATATCCGGTTCGGCGATGTAGTCGATCTGGTCGGGGCGGCGGATCCACCAGGTCACCGGGAAGCGGCGGTTGGCCAGGTGGTCGAAGAAATCCAGTTCCGGCAGCAGGCCCTCAACGCCCACCAGAGTCCAGCCGGTGGCGGCGCCCAGCACCTCGTTGAGCTGGTCGAAGCGCGGAATCATGTGCGCGTTCATGCCCATCTCGTCCTGCGCCTGCAGGAACTCTTTGCTGGCGCGGCCTTCGAGCAGCTCGCGCTGGCGCTGGTACAGCGTGCTCCAGGTGGCATGGTCGTCGGCGGTGTAGCTCTCCCACGGCTGTTCCACCACGGCGGTGGTGTACACCGGCACGTAGCCCTTGTCGGTCTGCTGGTGTTCGACGCGGCGCGGGGCGGTGGCGGTTTCCATCACGGTGGGCTCCTGGAAGGTCATCCGTTGATGCTAGGGCAGGGGACGCGCAAGAGGCTTGCAAAGTTGCACGGATATGCCGACTTGGCGCAATATCGTTGCGTCCATTCAATGTTGCGGAGCAGCAATGTCCGGGGATAACCAGTTCGACCGCACGGATCTGCGTCTCCTGGCGGAGATCCAGCAGCACGGGCGCGCCACCAACGCCGAACTGGCGGCGCGGGTGAACCTGTCCCCGTCGGCCTGCCTGCGGCGGGTCCAGCGGCTGGAAACCGAAGGGGTGATCGCCGGTTACGGCGCGCGCCTCGAGCCCCGGCGGATCGGCCTGGGCCTGCAGGCGTTCGTGCGCGTGCAGCTGGAGAAGCACGACCAGCACGCCATCGGGGTGTTCGCCGAGAGCGTGGTGGAGTGGGATGAAGTGGTGGCCTGCCATGCGCTCACCGGCGACATGGACTACCTGCTGCACATCTACGTGCGCGACCTGGAGCACTTCTCCAGCTTCCTGCTGGACAAGCTTCTCAACGCGGCCGGGGTGGCCGACGTGAACTCCAGTTTCGTGCTGCGCACGGTGAAGGATTTCCGGGCGCTGCCGTTGTCGCAGCTGGAATGACGCGGCGCGTTACGCGCACTTCTCCTTGCGCCCCATCAGCTTGCCCACGCGCGAGGGTTCCTCGCACTTCGGAGCGGGCGGCGGCGGTGCAATGGCCGCGGCACGCGCGCGCTGCAGCTGCTGGATCTTGTTGCGGATCTG encodes the following:
- the phhA gene encoding phenylalanine 4-monooxygenase, coding for METATAPRRVEHQQTDKGYVPVYTTAVVEQPWESYTADDHATWSTLYQRQRELLEGRASKEFLQAQDEMGMNAHMIPRFDQLNEVLGAATGWTLVGVEGLLPELDFFDHLANRRFPVTWWIRRPDQIDYIAEPDMFHDLFGHVPLLMNPVFADYMAAYGRGGVKAHAIGPEALQHLTRLYWYTVEFGLINAPEGLRIYGAGIVSSKGESLYSLESAAPNRIGFDLERIMRTKYRIDTFQKTYFVIDSYEQLMEATSPDFTPIYAALEAQEHLPAGDVQDGDRVFQKGTGEGWADGGDV
- a CDS encoding Lrp/AsnC family transcriptional regulator; translated protein: MSGDNQFDRTDLRLLAEIQQHGRATNAELAARVNLSPSACLRRVQRLETEGVIAGYGARLEPRRIGLGLQAFVRVQLEKHDQHAIGVFAESVVEWDEVVACHALTGDMDYLLHIYVRDLEHFSSFLLDKLLNAAGVADVNSSFVLRTVKDFRALPLSQLE